From Woronichinia naegeliana WA131, the proteins below share one genomic window:
- a CDS encoding AAA-like domain-containing protein, with translation MKPSGWDQFLQDIAQDYDIHGKNKEVFLTRFAYENWRKSDTEIWELAEAASHETYKKQMTQIYGYFAKDKPKGCPELDPSSKGPGKFQILREWFKEVQYPQWQQARTPASTVIPNSVLTTNLNGNANLYIPRPPIEQESLQSILKPGGLVHIKAPEKMGKTALLKLILSQAETANLQSVYLNFQVAESAMFSSLDKFLRWFCANISRELKLKPQLDDYWDEDLFGSLVSCKTYFQNYLLEQLSQPLVLGLDNLDKIFEYPDIAQDFLPMLRYWHEEGNSLPIWQNLRLIIANSTEVYLKLDSNQSPFNVGKQIKLTGFNLAQVNLLLQSYGFTEGQQTELQGFIEALISLVGGHPYLLRLALETLKTEQLTPSQLLAEAPTQGGIYSHHLRHYWNSLQAHPELAAGMKAVVNSPQAITLEPMVTYRLESMGLILLTGEEAKPSCPLYQQYFSNNL, from the coding sequence ATGAAACCATCCGGCTGGGATCAATTCTTACAAGACATCGCCCAGGATTACGACATTCATGGCAAAAACAAAGAAGTCTTTTTAACCCGTTTTGCCTACGAAAACTGGCGAAAATCTGACACAGAAATTTGGGAATTAGCCGAGGCCGCTAGTCACGAAACCTATAAAAAGCAAATGACCCAGATCTATGGCTATTTTGCTAAAGATAAACCTAAAGGCTGTCCTGAACTTGATCCCAGTAGTAAAGGGCCAGGAAAATTTCAAATCTTGCGAGAATGGTTTAAAGAAGTTCAATATCCCCAGTGGCAGCAGGCTCGTACTCCCGCCTCAACGGTCATTCCGAATTCTGTTTTAACAACCAATCTTAATGGGAATGCTAACCTATATATCCCGCGTCCTCCCATTGAACAGGAAAGCCTACAATCCATTCTGAAGCCAGGCGGATTAGTGCATATCAAAGCCCCAGAAAAAATGGGCAAAACCGCTTTATTAAAATTAATTCTCTCCCAAGCTGAAACGGCTAATTTACAGAGTGTCTATTTAAACTTCCAAGTAGCGGAGAGTGCTATGTTCAGCAGTTTAGATAAATTTCTGCGTTGGTTTTGTGCCAATATTAGCCGTGAATTAAAACTGAAACCTCAACTAGACGACTATTGGGATGAAGACCTATTTGGCAGTCTCGTTAGTTGTAAAACCTATTTTCAAAATTATCTTTTGGAACAACTTTCCCAGCCTCTCGTTTTAGGATTAGACAATTTAGATAAAATCTTTGAATATCCTGATATTGCTCAAGATTTCCTTCCGATGTTGCGTTATTGGCATGAAGAAGGCAATAGTTTACCCATTTGGCAGAATTTGCGCCTGATTATTGCTAACTCCACTGAAGTTTATCTCAAATTAGACTCAAACCAATCTCCCTTTAATGTGGGCAAACAGATTAAGTTAACGGGTTTTAATTTAGCTCAGGTTAATCTTTTACTGCAATCCTACGGTTTTACGGAAGGCCAACAAACTGAGTTACAAGGGTTTATCGAAGCTCTGATTAGCCTCGTGGGGGGGCATCCCTATCTGCTGCGTTTGGCCCTAGAAACGTTAAAAACGGAACAACTAACACCAAGCCAATTATTAGCGGAAGCTCCGACCCAAGGCGGTATTTATAGCCATCATCTACGTCATTACTGGAATAGTTTACAAGCTCATCCTGAATTGGCTGCTGGCATGAAAGCAGTTGTCAATAGTCCGCAAGCGATTACCTTAGAACCAATGGTGACGTATCGTTTGGAGAGTATGGGGTTAATTCTTCTTACAGGAGAGGAGGCCAAACCAAGTTGTCCCCTTTATCAGCAATATTTTTCTAATAATCTTTGA
- a CDS encoding 3'(2'),5'-bisphosphate nucleotidase CysQ, with amino-acid sequence MTHTTIDLAVMIPTVRSVGWGAMEILRSYYHGSLAANLDVQENKKDGPVTAADKAANQYILEKLQAAFGLEQFGYLSEETHEGSEPLPQDWVWIIDPLDGTRDFIDRTGEYALHIALAYQQHPVLAVVGVPEAEKLYFAVKGQGTFVETQSGELQKIELFPQPTLDSLTLVVSRTHRDQRFQDLIERLPFSDRHYVGSVGCKIVAILEKQADIYISLSGKSAAKDWDFAAPELILTEAGGKFTYFNGEPVTYNRGDVRQWGGIFASNGSFHEKLCQESLDILAEIDQA; translated from the coding sequence GTGACTCATACCACCATCGATTTAGCCGTCATGATCCCGACTGTCCGTAGTGTGGGCTGGGGAGCTATGGAGATTTTGCGTTCCTACTATCACGGTAGTCTTGCCGCTAACCTCGATGTTCAGGAAAATAAAAAAGACGGCCCTGTCACCGCCGCCGATAAGGCCGCCAATCAGTACATTTTAGAAAAACTCCAGGCTGCTTTTGGGCTAGAACAATTTGGCTATCTTAGTGAAGAAACCCATGAAGGAAGCGAACCTTTGCCCCAGGATTGGGTGTGGATTATTGATCCCCTCGATGGCACCAGGGATTTTATTGATCGCACCGGAGAATACGCCCTCCATATTGCCCTGGCTTATCAACAACACCCCGTTCTTGCCGTTGTCGGAGTTCCTGAAGCTGAAAAGTTATATTTCGCTGTGAAAGGTCAAGGCACTTTTGTAGAAACTCAATCGGGAGAATTGCAGAAAATTGAGCTATTCCCCCAACCGACTCTTGATTCCCTGACTCTGGTTGTCAGTCGTACCCACCGCGATCAACGTTTTCAGGATCTAATTGAGCGTCTTCCCTTCAGCGATCGCCACTATGTCGGTAGTGTGGGCTGTAAAATTGTGGCTATCCTAGAAAAGCAAGCAGATATTTATATTTCCCTATCGGGTAAATCGGCCGCTAAAGACTGGGATTTTGCTGCACCCGAACTGATCCTGACAGAAGCTGGCGGAAAATTCACCTACTTTAATGGCGAACCTGTCACCTACAATCGAGGCGATGTCCGTCAGTGGGGAGGCATCTTTGCTAGTAATGGCTCTTTCCATGAAAAACTCTGTCAAGAATCCTTGGACATTTTGGCAGAAATTGATCAAGCTTAG